The proteins below come from a single Ovis canadensis isolate MfBH-ARS-UI-01 breed Bighorn chromosome 23, ARS-UI_OviCan_v2, whole genome shotgun sequence genomic window:
- the ACAA2 gene encoding 3-ketoacyl-CoA thiolase, mitochondrial isoform X3 — MAEFAARAALSAGKVSPETVDSVVVGNVIQSSSDAIYLARHVGLRVGIPKETPAITINRLCGSGFQSIVSGCQEICSRDSEVVLCGGTESMSQAPYCVRNIRFGTKLGSELKLEDTLWTGLTDSHIQMPMAITAENLAVKHQISREDCDRYALQSQQRWKAANDAGYFDNEMAPIEVKTRKGKQTMQVDEHPRPQTTMEQLNKLPPVFKKEGTVTAGNASGVSDGAGAVIIASEDAVKKHNFRPLARIVGYFVSGCDPTIMGIGPVPAISGALKKTGLSLKDMDLVEVNEAFAPQYLAVEKSLNLDPSKTNVNGGAIALGHPLAGSGSRITTHLVHELRRRGGKYAVGSACIGGGQGIAVIIENTA; from the exons AGTTCTTCAGATGCTATATACTTGGCAAGACATGTTGGTTTGCGTGTGGGAATCCCAAAAGAGACCCCAGCTATCACTATTAACAGGCTCTGTGGCTCTGGTTTCCAGTCCATTGTGAGTGGATGTCAG gaaaTTTGTTCTAGAGACTCTGAAGTTGTCCTGTGTGGAGGAACTGAAAGCATGAGCCAGGCTCCCTACTGTGTCAGAAATATTCGTTTTGGAACTAAGCTTGGATCAGAGCTCAAG CTGGAAGACACTCTGTGGACAGGATTAACAGATTCGCATATCCAAATGCCGATGGCAATTACTGCAGAGAATCTTGCTGTAAAACATCAAATAAGCAGAGAAGATTGTGACAGATACGCCCTGCAGTCACAGCAGAGGTGGAAAGCTG CTAATGATGCTGGCTACTTTGATAATGAGATGGCACCAATTGAGGTgaagacaaggaaaggaaaacagacaaTGCAAGTAGATGAACATCCTCGGCCCCAAACAACCATGGAGCAGTTGAATAAACTTCCTCCAGTGTTCAAGAAAGAAGGAACCGTTACTGCAGGGAATGCATCG GGGGTTTCTGATGGTGCTGGAGCTGTTATCATAGCTAGTGAAGATGCTGTTAAAAAACATAACTTCAGACCACTGGCAAGAATTGTGGGATATTTTGTGTCTGGATGTGATCCCACTATCATGGGTATTG GTCCTGTCCCTGCTATCAGTGGAGCACTGAAGAAAACAGGGCTGAGTCTTAAGGATATGGATTTGGTAGAA GTGAATGAAGCTTTTGCTCCTCAGTACTTGGCAGTTGAAAAGAGTTTGAATCTTGACCCAAGTAAGACCAATGTGAATGGAGGAGCCATTGCTTTGGGTCACCCATTAGCAGGATCTGGGTCAAGAATTACCACACACCTGGTTCATGAATTAAG GCGTCGGGGTGGAAAATACGCTGTAGGATCAGCCTGCATTGGAGGTGGCCAAGGAATTGCGGTCATCATTGAGAACACAGCCTGA